A stretch of Cicer arietinum cultivar CDC Frontier isolate Library 1 chromosome 5, Cicar.CDCFrontier_v2.0, whole genome shotgun sequence DNA encodes these proteins:
- the LOC101503741 gene encoding PHD finger-like domain-containing protein 5A, whose product MAKHHPDLIMCRKQPGIAIGRLCEKCDGKCVICDSYVRPCTLVRVCDECNYGSFQGRCVICGGVGISDAYYCKECTQQEKDRDGCPKIVNLGSAKTDLFYERKKYGFKKR is encoded by the coding sequence ATGGCCAAACATCATCCTGATTTGATCATGTGCCGTAAGCAGCCAGGAATTGCTATTGGACGATTGTGTGAGAAATGTGACGGGAAGTGTGTGATATGCGATTCTTACGTGCGTCCATGTACACTTGTCAGGGTTTGTGATGAATGCAACTATGGATCATTTCAAGGTCGATGTGTCATATGTGGAGGAGTAGGAATTTCAGATGCTTATTACTGCAAAGAATGCACTCAGCAGGAGAAAGATAGGGATGGTTGCCCCAAAATTGTTAATTTAGGGAGTGCCAAAACTGATTTATTCTATGAACGTAAGAAGTATGGTTTTAAGAAAAGATGA